The proteins below are encoded in one region of Thunnus maccoyii chromosome 24, fThuMac1.1, whole genome shotgun sequence:
- the LOC121891649 gene encoding mitogen-activated protein kinase kinase kinase kinase 4-like isoform X14: MANDSPAKSLVDIDLASLRDPAGIFELVEVVGNGTYGQVYKGRHVKTGQLAAIKVMDVTEDEEEEIKLEINMLKKYSHHRNIATYYGAFIKKSPPGHDDQLWLVMEFCGAGSITDLVKNTKGNQLKEDWIAYISREILRGLAHLHAHHVIHRDIKGQNVLLTENAEVKLVDFGVSAQLDRTVGRRNTFIGTPYWMAPEVIACDENPDATYDYRSDLWSCGITAIEMAEGAPPLCDMHPMRALFLIPRNPPPRLKSKKWSKKFFSFIEGCLVKNYTQRPPTEQLLKHPFIRDQPNERQVRIQLKDHIDRTKKKRGEKDETEYEYSGSEEEEEDPPEQEGEPSSIVNVPGESTLRRDFIRLQQENKERSEALRRQQLLQEQQLREQEEYKRQLLAERQKRIEQQKEQRRRLEEQQRREREMRRQQEREQRRREQEEKRRIEEMDRRRKEEEERRRAEDEKRRNDREQEYIRRQLEEEQRHLEMLQEQLLREQAMLLADERYRKNIQGSPQTAPPPKQPPLPPRSSEPFSNGGSSEASAMHRPMEPQVQWSHLAALKSSNSAAPSPPPPPVVSRSQSFSEPGGVTSSFAQLHLRSQDPHHHHHHHHPSPARTDPQPQPPLHHPQAQPRAEHQASSEEVPPKVPVRTTSRSPVLSRRESPLPSQPGNQGGQRNAGGSNVEQRPLWDRVEKLQPRPGSGSSSGSSNSSSQASSGDRFRPRCESPASSKSEGSPLQRPENVPKKQDEKNLARPTRPADLTALAKELRAVDDVRPPHKVTDYSSSSEDSGTTDEDDDEEVDQEAGEESTSGAEDSRAGRLSNGETESAKTMLVEDSESDQATTPSKDGTLVIRQSTVDIKRLVNLSSPAGPGHGQGQPQPPGHSLQEKNGFAGRIHHLPDLIQQSHHSPSSSSTIPSSSSSSSSSFPSSSSHASPAMSPQNSLDKLTAIETQSESNSMSKHKSSSSFTPFIDPRLLQISPSSGSSLNNMGFGQDGRLADPLRSDPSRKGSVVNVNPVNTRPPSDTPEIRKYKKRFNSEILCAALWGVNLLVGTESGLMLLDRSGQGKVYPLINRRRIQQMDVLEGLNVLVTISGKKNKLRVYYLSWLRNKILHNDPEVEKKQGWVNVGDLEGCVHYKVVKYERIKFLVLALKNAVEVYAWAPKPYHKFMAFKSFGDLVHRPLLVDLTVEEGQRLKVIYGSCSGFHAVDVDSGAVYDIYLPTHIQTSIQCHAIIILPNTDGIELLVCYEDEGVYVNTYGRITKDVVLQWGEMPTSVAYIRSNQIMGWGEKAIEIRSVETGHLDGVFMHKRAQRLKFLCERNDKVFFASVRPGGASQVYFMTLGRTSLMSW, translated from the exons gatgaagaggaggaaattaAACTGGAGATCAATATGCTGAAGAAGTATTCCCACCACAGAAACATAGCCACCTACTATGGTGCTTTCATTAAAAAGAGCCCCCCGGGACACGATGACCAGCTATGG TTGGTGATGGAGTTTTGTGGAGCTGGTTCGATCACCGACCTGGTAAAGAACACCAAAGGGAACCAGCTGAAGGAAGACTGGATCGCATACATCTCCAGAGAGATCCTCAGA GGTCTGGCCCACTTGCATGCCCACCATGTTATCCACCGTGACATCAAGGGGCAGAACGTCCTGTTGACTGAGAATGCTGAAGTCAAACTAG TGGACTTTGGCGTGAGTGCCCAGCTGGATCGGACAGTGGGGAGGAGAAACACCTTCATCGGGACTCCCTATTGGATGGCCCCTGAGGTCATCGCTTGTGACGAGAACCCAGATGCTACATATGATTACAGG AGTGATCTGTGGTCTTGTGGTATCACAGCTATTGAAATGGCTGAAGGAGCACCAC CACTTTGTGACATGCACCCCATGCGTGCACTCTTCCTTATTCCAAGAAACCCTCCTCCTAGGCTCAAATCAAAAAAATG GTCCAAAAAGTTTTTCAGTTTCATCGAGGGCTGTCTGGTGAAGAACTACACGCAGCGCCCCCCAACAGAGCAGCTGCTGAAGCACCCCTTCATCCGAGACCAGCCCAACGAGAGGCAAGTCCGCATCCAGCTCAAAGACCACATCGACCGTACCaagaagaagaggggagagAAGG ATGAGACTGAGTACGAGTACAGTGgcagcgaggaggaggaagaggatccCCCGGAGCAGGAGGGAGAACCCAG CTCCATTGTCAATGTGCCAGGTGAGTCAACTCTGCGCCGTGACTTCATCCGCCTGCAGCAGGAGAACAAGGAACGGTCAGAGGCGCTCCGCcgccagcagctcctccaggagcagcagctgcGAGAGCAGGAGGAGTACAAGCGCCAACTACTGGCTGAGAGGCAGAAACGCATTGAGCAGCAGAAGGAGCAGAGGAGGCGGCTGGAAGAG CAACAGAGACGTGAACGGGAGATGAGGAGGCAACAGGAGCGTGAGCAACGTCGCCGGGAGCAAGAGGAGAAGAGGCGCATCGAAGAGATGGATCGCAGAcgtaaagaggaggaggaacgcCGGCGGGCCGAGGATGAGAAGAGAAGGAACGATCGTGAACAG GAGTACATCAGACgtcagctggaggaggagcagagacaCCTGGAGAtgctgcaggagcagctgctCCGTGAACAGGCCATGTTGCTg GCCGACGAGCGGTACCGTAAGAACATTCAGGGCTCCCCTCAGACTGCCCCTCCTCCCAAGCAGCCCCCTTTGCCTCCCCGCTCCTCTGAACCGTTCTCCAATGGCGGCTCCTCCGAGGCCTCCGCCATGCACCGACCCATGGAGCCTCAG GTCCAGTGGTCCCACCTGGCCGCTCTAAAGAGCAGCAACAGCGCcgccccctctcctcctcctccgcccgTGGTCTCTCGCTCCCAGTCCTTCAGCGAGCCCGGCGGCGTGACCTCTAGCTTTGCACAACTCCACCTGCGTTCCCAGGAcccccaccatcaccaccaccatcaccacccatCGCCCGCACGCACTGACCCCCAGCCCCAACCTCCCCTCCACCACCCTCAGGCTCAGCCTCGGGCCGAACACCAGGCCAGCAGCGAGGAAGTGCCTCCAAAG GTACCAGTGAGGACTACATCCAGGTCTCCGGTACTGTCGCGCCGAGAGTCCCCTCTGCCATCACAGCCTGGCAACCAGGGCGGACAGAGGAATGCTGGCGG CAGTAACGTGGAGCAGCGCCCGCTGTGGGACCGAGTGGAAAAGCTGCAGCCTCGGCCAGGCAGCGGCAGCTCCTCCGGCTCTTCCAACTCCAGCTCCCAGGCCAGTTCTGGGGACCGCTTCAGGCCACGCTGTGAGTCCCCTG CTTCCTCCAAATCTGAAGGATCACCTCTCCAGCGGCCTGAAAACGTTcccaaaaaacaagatgaaaagaACCTCGCCAGGCCTACTCGACCGGCT GACCTGACAGCTCTGGCCAAGGAGCTTCGCGCAGTAGACGACGTGCGGCCTCCCCACAAGGTGACCGACTACTCCTCCTCGAGCGAGGATTCGGGCACCACTGACGAGGACGACGACGAGGAGGTGGACCAGGAGGCTGGAGAGGAGTCCACCTCAGGAGCTGAGGACTCCAGGGCTGG GCGGCTGAGTAACGGGGAGACAGAGTCCGCTAAAACCATGCTGGTTGAAGACTCAGAGAGCGACCAAGCCACTACGCCCTCCAAGGATGGCACTCTGGTCATCAGACAG AGCACCGTTGACATAAAGCGGTTGGTCAATCTCTCTTCCCCGGCTGGCCCCGGTCATGGCCAAGGCCAGCCCCAACCCCCCGGCCACAGCCTCCAAGAGAAAAATGGCTTTGCCGGCCGCATACACCACCTACCAGACCTTATCCAGCAGAGCCACCActccccttcctcttcttcaaccatcccttcctcctcctcctcctcctcttcctccttcccctcATCATCTAGCCATGCCAGTCCTGCCATGTCCCCACAGAATTCCCTGGACAAGCTCACTGCCATAGAG ACCCAGTCAGAAAGCAACTCCATGTCCAAACACaagtcttcctcttccttcacTCCCTTCATCGACCCACGCCTTCTCCAGATCTCTCCATCCAGCGGCAGCTCCCTCAACAACATGG GATTTGGGCAGGACGGACGGCTGGCGGACCCGCTGAGGTCTGACCCATCCCGTAAAGGTTCAGTTGTCAACGTCAACCCAGTCAACACACGCCCGCCGAGCGACACGCCAGAGATTCGCAAGTACAAGAAGAGGTTCAACTCTGAGATCCTGTGTGCTGCACTCTGGG GAGTGAACCTGCTGGTGGGGACAGAGAGTGGTCTTATGCTGCTGGACCGGAGCGGTCAGGGGAAGGTCTACCCCCTGATCAACAGGCGACGCATCCAGCAGATGGACGTCCTGGAGGGACTCAATGTCCTGGTCACCATATCAG GCAAGAAAAACAAGCTGCGGGTGTATTACCTATCGTGGCTCAGAAACAAGATTTTGCACAACGACCCTGAGGTTGAGAAGAAGCAGGGTTGGGTCAATGTTGGTGACCTGGAGGGCTGCGTCCACTACAAAGTCG TGAAATATGAGAGGATCAAGTTCTTGGTGCTGGCCTTGAAGAACGCTGTGGAGGTGTACGCCTGGGCACCTAAACCCTACCACAAATTCATGGCCTTTAAG TCTTTTGGTGACCTGGTGCACAGGCCTCTGCTGGTTGACCTGACTGTGGAGGAAGGTCAGAGGTTAAAGGTCATCTACGGCTCCTGCTCAGGCTTCCATGCTGTGGATGTGGACTCCGGTGCCGTCTACGACATCTACCTGCCCACACAT ATCCAGACCAGCATTCAGTGCCACGCCATCATCATCTTACCCAACACTGACGGCATAGAGTTGCTGGTGTGTTACGAAGACGAGGGCGTCTACGTCAACACCTATGGACGCATCACCAAGGATGTGGTGCTGCAGTGGGGAGAAATGCCAACTTCAGTGG cCTACATTAGGTCGAACCAGATCATGGGCTGGGGTGAAAAGGCCATAGAGATCCGCTCAGTGGAGACGGGTCACCTGGACGGTGTCTTCATGCATAAGAGAGCCCAGAGACTCAAGTTCCTCTGTGAGAGGAATGACAAG GTTTTCTTCGCCTCTGTGCGCCCCGGAGGCGCCAGCCAGGTGTACTTCATGACCCTGGGACGCACTTCCCTTATGAGCTGGTAG
- the LOC121891649 gene encoding mitogen-activated protein kinase kinase kinase kinase 4-like isoform X6, producing the protein MANDSPAKSLVDIDLASLRDPAGIFELVEVVGNGTYGQVYKGRHVKTGQLAAIKVMDVTEDEEEEIKLEINMLKKYSHHRNIATYYGAFIKKSPPGHDDQLWLVMEFCGAGSITDLVKNTKGNQLKEDWIAYISREILRGLAHLHAHHVIHRDIKGQNVLLTENAEVKLVDFGVSAQLDRTVGRRNTFIGTPYWMAPEVIACDENPDATYDYRSDLWSCGITAIEMAEGAPPLCDMHPMRALFLIPRNPPPRLKSKKWSKKFFSFIEGCLVKNYTQRPPTEQLLKHPFIRDQPNERQVRIQLKDHIDRTKKKRGEKDETEYEYSGSEEEEEDPPEQEGEPSSIVNVPGESTLRRDFIRLQQENKERSEALRRQQLLQEQQLREQEEYKRQLLAERQKRIEQQKEQRRRLEEQQRREREMRRQQEREQRRREQEEKRRIEEMDRRRKEEEERRRAEDEKRRNDREQEYIRRQLEEEQRHLEMLQEQLLREQAMLLADERYRKNIQGSPQTAPPPKQPPLPPRSSEPFSNGGSSEASAMHRPMEPQVQWSHLAALKSSNSAAPSPPPPPVVSRSQSFSEPGGVTSSFAQLHLRSQDPHHHHHHHHPSPARTDPQPQPPLHHPQAQPRAEHQASSEEVPPKVPVRTTSRSPVLSRRESPLPSQPGNQGGQRNAGGSNVEQRPLWDRVEKLQPRPGSGSSSGSSNSSSQASSGDRFRPRCESPASSKSEGSPLQRPENVPKKQDEKNLARPTRPADLTALAKELRAVDDVRPPHKVTDYSSSSEDSGTTDEDDDEEVDQEAGEESTSGAEDSRAGRLSNGETESAKTMLVEDSESDQATTPSKDGTLVIRQSTVDIKRLVNLSSPAGPGHGQGQPQPPGHSLQEKNGFAGRIHHLPDLIQQSHHSPSSSSTIPSSSSSSSSSFPSSSSHASPAMSPQNSLDKLTAIETQSESNSMSKHKSSSSFTPFIDPRLLQISPSSGSSLNNMAGFGQDGRLADPLRSDPSRKGSVVNVNPVNTRPPSDTPEIRKYKKRFNSEILCAALWGVNLLVGTESGLMLLDRSGQGKVYPLINRRRIQQMDVLEGLNVLVTISGKKNKLRVYYLSWLRNKILHNDPEVEKKQGWVNVGDLEGCVHYKVVKYERIKFLVLALKNAVEVYAWAPKPYHKFMAFKSFGDLVHRPLLVDLTVEEGQRLKVIYGSCSGFHAVDVDSGAVYDIYLPTHIQTSIQCHAIIILPNTDGIELLVCYEDEGVYVNTYGRITKDVVLQWGEMPTSVAYIRSNQIMGWGEKAIEIRSVETGHLDGVFMHKRAQRLKFLCERNDKVFFASVRPGGASQVYFMTLGRTSLMSW; encoded by the exons gatgaagaggaggaaattaAACTGGAGATCAATATGCTGAAGAAGTATTCCCACCACAGAAACATAGCCACCTACTATGGTGCTTTCATTAAAAAGAGCCCCCCGGGACACGATGACCAGCTATGG TTGGTGATGGAGTTTTGTGGAGCTGGTTCGATCACCGACCTGGTAAAGAACACCAAAGGGAACCAGCTGAAGGAAGACTGGATCGCATACATCTCCAGAGAGATCCTCAGA GGTCTGGCCCACTTGCATGCCCACCATGTTATCCACCGTGACATCAAGGGGCAGAACGTCCTGTTGACTGAGAATGCTGAAGTCAAACTAG TGGACTTTGGCGTGAGTGCCCAGCTGGATCGGACAGTGGGGAGGAGAAACACCTTCATCGGGACTCCCTATTGGATGGCCCCTGAGGTCATCGCTTGTGACGAGAACCCAGATGCTACATATGATTACAGG AGTGATCTGTGGTCTTGTGGTATCACAGCTATTGAAATGGCTGAAGGAGCACCAC CACTTTGTGACATGCACCCCATGCGTGCACTCTTCCTTATTCCAAGAAACCCTCCTCCTAGGCTCAAATCAAAAAAATG GTCCAAAAAGTTTTTCAGTTTCATCGAGGGCTGTCTGGTGAAGAACTACACGCAGCGCCCCCCAACAGAGCAGCTGCTGAAGCACCCCTTCATCCGAGACCAGCCCAACGAGAGGCAAGTCCGCATCCAGCTCAAAGACCACATCGACCGTACCaagaagaagaggggagagAAGG ATGAGACTGAGTACGAGTACAGTGgcagcgaggaggaggaagaggatccCCCGGAGCAGGAGGGAGAACCCAG CTCCATTGTCAATGTGCCAGGTGAGTCAACTCTGCGCCGTGACTTCATCCGCCTGCAGCAGGAGAACAAGGAACGGTCAGAGGCGCTCCGCcgccagcagctcctccaggagcagcagctgcGAGAGCAGGAGGAGTACAAGCGCCAACTACTGGCTGAGAGGCAGAAACGCATTGAGCAGCAGAAGGAGCAGAGGAGGCGGCTGGAAGAG CAACAGAGACGTGAACGGGAGATGAGGAGGCAACAGGAGCGTGAGCAACGTCGCCGGGAGCAAGAGGAGAAGAGGCGCATCGAAGAGATGGATCGCAGAcgtaaagaggaggaggaacgcCGGCGGGCCGAGGATGAGAAGAGAAGGAACGATCGTGAACAG GAGTACATCAGACgtcagctggaggaggagcagagacaCCTGGAGAtgctgcaggagcagctgctCCGTGAACAGGCCATGTTGCTg GCCGACGAGCGGTACCGTAAGAACATTCAGGGCTCCCCTCAGACTGCCCCTCCTCCCAAGCAGCCCCCTTTGCCTCCCCGCTCCTCTGAACCGTTCTCCAATGGCGGCTCCTCCGAGGCCTCCGCCATGCACCGACCCATGGAGCCTCAG GTCCAGTGGTCCCACCTGGCCGCTCTAAAGAGCAGCAACAGCGCcgccccctctcctcctcctccgcccgTGGTCTCTCGCTCCCAGTCCTTCAGCGAGCCCGGCGGCGTGACCTCTAGCTTTGCACAACTCCACCTGCGTTCCCAGGAcccccaccatcaccaccaccatcaccacccatCGCCCGCACGCACTGACCCCCAGCCCCAACCTCCCCTCCACCACCCTCAGGCTCAGCCTCGGGCCGAACACCAGGCCAGCAGCGAGGAAGTGCCTCCAAAG GTACCAGTGAGGACTACATCCAGGTCTCCGGTACTGTCGCGCCGAGAGTCCCCTCTGCCATCACAGCCTGGCAACCAGGGCGGACAGAGGAATGCTGGCGG CAGTAACGTGGAGCAGCGCCCGCTGTGGGACCGAGTGGAAAAGCTGCAGCCTCGGCCAGGCAGCGGCAGCTCCTCCGGCTCTTCCAACTCCAGCTCCCAGGCCAGTTCTGGGGACCGCTTCAGGCCACGCTGTGAGTCCCCTG CTTCCTCCAAATCTGAAGGATCACCTCTCCAGCGGCCTGAAAACGTTcccaaaaaacaagatgaaaagaACCTCGCCAGGCCTACTCGACCGGCT GACCTGACAGCTCTGGCCAAGGAGCTTCGCGCAGTAGACGACGTGCGGCCTCCCCACAAGGTGACCGACTACTCCTCCTCGAGCGAGGATTCGGGCACCACTGACGAGGACGACGACGAGGAGGTGGACCAGGAGGCTGGAGAGGAGTCCACCTCAGGAGCTGAGGACTCCAGGGCTGG GCGGCTGAGTAACGGGGAGACAGAGTCCGCTAAAACCATGCTGGTTGAAGACTCAGAGAGCGACCAAGCCACTACGCCCTCCAAGGATGGCACTCTGGTCATCAGACAG AGCACCGTTGACATAAAGCGGTTGGTCAATCTCTCTTCCCCGGCTGGCCCCGGTCATGGCCAAGGCCAGCCCCAACCCCCCGGCCACAGCCTCCAAGAGAAAAATGGCTTTGCCGGCCGCATACACCACCTACCAGACCTTATCCAGCAGAGCCACCActccccttcctcttcttcaaccatcccttcctcctcctcctcctcctcttcctccttcccctcATCATCTAGCCATGCCAGTCCTGCCATGTCCCCACAGAATTCCCTGGACAAGCTCACTGCCATAGAG ACCCAGTCAGAAAGCAACTCCATGTCCAAACACaagtcttcctcttccttcacTCCCTTCATCGACCCACGCCTTCTCCAGATCTCTCCATCCAGCGGCAGCTCCCTCAACAACATGG CAGGATTTGGGCAGGACGGACGGCTGGCGGACCCGCTGAGGTCTGACCCATCCCGTAAAGGTTCAGTTGTCAACGTCAACCCAGTCAACACACGCCCGCCGAGCGACACGCCAGAGATTCGCAAGTACAAGAAGAGGTTCAACTCTGAGATCCTGTGTGCTGCACTCTGGG GAGTGAACCTGCTGGTGGGGACAGAGAGTGGTCTTATGCTGCTGGACCGGAGCGGTCAGGGGAAGGTCTACCCCCTGATCAACAGGCGACGCATCCAGCAGATGGACGTCCTGGAGGGACTCAATGTCCTGGTCACCATATCAG GCAAGAAAAACAAGCTGCGGGTGTATTACCTATCGTGGCTCAGAAACAAGATTTTGCACAACGACCCTGAGGTTGAGAAGAAGCAGGGTTGGGTCAATGTTGGTGACCTGGAGGGCTGCGTCCACTACAAAGTCG TGAAATATGAGAGGATCAAGTTCTTGGTGCTGGCCTTGAAGAACGCTGTGGAGGTGTACGCCTGGGCACCTAAACCCTACCACAAATTCATGGCCTTTAAG TCTTTTGGTGACCTGGTGCACAGGCCTCTGCTGGTTGACCTGACTGTGGAGGAAGGTCAGAGGTTAAAGGTCATCTACGGCTCCTGCTCAGGCTTCCATGCTGTGGATGTGGACTCCGGTGCCGTCTACGACATCTACCTGCCCACACAT ATCCAGACCAGCATTCAGTGCCACGCCATCATCATCTTACCCAACACTGACGGCATAGAGTTGCTGGTGTGTTACGAAGACGAGGGCGTCTACGTCAACACCTATGGACGCATCACCAAGGATGTGGTGCTGCAGTGGGGAGAAATGCCAACTTCAGTGG cCTACATTAGGTCGAACCAGATCATGGGCTGGGGTGAAAAGGCCATAGAGATCCGCTCAGTGGAGACGGGTCACCTGGACGGTGTCTTCATGCATAAGAGAGCCCAGAGACTCAAGTTCCTCTGTGAGAGGAATGACAAG GTTTTCTTCGCCTCTGTGCGCCCCGGAGGCGCCAGCCAGGTGTACTTCATGACCCTGGGACGCACTTCCCTTATGAGCTGGTAG